DNA sequence from the Lachancea thermotolerans CBS 6340 chromosome H complete sequence genome:
CCAAAGTTCGTTCTTTCTGCGGAACCTGGAGAACTCTCTACTGTCGGCAAGCATTACGTGGTTTTAGATGCTAACATCGTGTTACAAGCTATAGATCTCCTGGAAAATCCTACTTGCTTTACAGACGTAATTGTCCCTCAAATAGTACTGGATGAAGTCAGAAATAGGTCTTATCCAGTTTATACAAGGCTGCGGACTCTATGTCGCGATAGTGATGACAAAAAAAGATTCACAGTATTCCACAATGAATTTAGTGAGTTCACCTACGTGGAGAGATCCAACGATGAAACTATCAATGACAGAAACGACAGAGCAATAAGGCGCACCTGTGTATGGTTTTCTGAACATCTGAAACCCTACGGAATACACGTTGTTTTGGTCACAAATGACCGGCTTAACAGAGAGCTTACAGAAAAAGACGGAATAATCGCCAAGAGCTTACTTGAGTATGTTGATCTTTTGCCAAATGCTGACATTATCAAAGACGCGCTTCCCAACCTCGAAGTTAACCGGTCTAAAGACAAAGACGTCGAGGCGAAATCTGAGTTTAAGTTTCCAGAGTATTACTCTACTGCAAGAGTTATGGGGGGTATTAGAAGTGGTGTACTTTATCAAGGATCCGTGCAAATCTCTGAATACAACTTCCTGGAAGGTTTCGTATCGCTCCCTAATTTTTCTAAGCCAGTGCTTATTTTGGGCCaaaaaaacttgaacaGAGCATTTAATGGCGACCAAGTCGTCGTCGAACTTCTGCCGCAGGGTGAGTGGAAGGCGCCATCAACGGTTGCCATAGACTCTGAGCATTTTGATGTAAATGACAACGcggatgaagatgaagaagaaaacgtTGAAGCTGAAGTAATATCTGATAAACAGCGGCGACTTTTGGCTCAAGATGCCATTCTAGCTCAAAAGTCAAGCAAAACACAACCAACAGCAAGGGTTGTATCAATCACCAGGCGTTCTTGGAGGCAATACGTTGGCCAAATAGCTCCTACCTCGATTGACTTGCAAACAGGCGGCACTCAAAATGCCTTTGTTATCCTCATGGACAAATGTTTGCCAAAAATCAGAATCCGTACTAGACGTGcaaaagagcttttgaacaagcGTATTGTTATAGCAGTCGACTCGTGGCCGGACACCTATAAGTACCCATTGGGACACTTTGTTAGGGAGCTCGGAGAGATTGAATCCGTTCAAGCCGAGACGGAAGCTTTGCTCCTGGAGCATGACGTGGAATATAGACCCTTTTCCAAAAAGGTGTTGGACTGTCTCCCAGCTGAAGGTGATGACTGGAAGGCGCCCGTGGACCTGTCTAGTCCTGAGGCTATTGCGAAAGATCATCTTCTACCGAAAAGACGTGACCTCCGGGATAAGCTTATCTGCAGCATTGATCCTCCCGGGTGCGTTGATATTGACGACGCTCTACACGCCAAGAAACTGCCGAATGGAAATTGGGAAGTGGGTGTCCACATCGCTGATGTAACGCACTTTGTTAAGGCAAACACTCCTCTTGATGCAGAAGGTGCTTCAAGAGGCACCTCTGTTTATCTGGTCGATAAACGTATAGATATGCTTCCAATGTTACTGGGTACTAATCTATGCTCCTTGAAGCCCTATGTTGATAGATTTGCATTCTCTGTCTTATGGGAATTAGATGAAAACGCCAATATTGTCAACGTCGACTTCACAAAATCAGTTATAAAATCAAGAGAGGCCTTCTCCTATGAGCAAGCGCAACTTCGCATCGACGATGAGTCTCAAAAAGACGAACTAACTCAGGGAATGAGGgcgctgctccagctttcGATCAAGCTTAAACAAAAGCGTTTAGACGCTGGCGCTTTGAACCTGGCCTCTCCAGAAGTTAAGGTGCACATGGATAGTGAGACATCCGATCCTGGTGAGGTCGAGATCAAAAAATTGCTTGCCACGAATTCCTTGGTTGAAGAGTTCATGTTGCTTGCAAACATCTCCGTTGCCAGGAGAATATACGAGGCCTTCCCACAAACTGCAATGTTGAGAAGGCATGCTGCACCCCCAGCGacaaattttgaaactttgaaCGAGATGCTGCAGCTGAGGAAGGGCATGTCTATTTCCTTGGAATCGTCGAAAGCGCTAGCAAATTCCTTGGATAGGTGTGTTGACCTTGAGGATCCTTATTTCAATACACTAGTCCGAATTATGTCTACACGCTGTATGATGGCAGCTCAATACTTTTATGCGGGCGCATATTCGTATCCCGACTTCCGTCATTATGGTTTGGCTGTTGATAT
Encoded proteins:
- the DIS3 gene encoding exosome catalytic subunit DIS3 (highly similar to uniprot|Q08162 Saccharomyces cerevisiae YOL021C DIS3 Nucleolar exosome component involved in rRNA processing and RNA degradation binds Gsp1p/Ran and enhances the GEF activity of Srm1p implicated in mitotic control homologous to the E. coli RNase R of the RNase II family) — protein: MAIQRKRLSDGLTVTQKVFVRSRGGGATKIVREHYLRTDIPCLSKACKKCVEIAVPGPDNELPKFVLSAEPGELSTVGKHYVVLDANIVLQAIDLLENPTCFTDVIVPQIVLDEVRNRSYPVYTRLRTLCRDSDDKKRFTVFHNEFSEFTYVERSNDETINDRNDRAIRRTCVWFSEHLKPYGIHVVLVTNDRLNRELTEKDGIIAKSLLEYVDLLPNADIIKDALPNLEVNRSKDKDVEAKSEFKFPEYYSTARVMGGIRSGVLYQGSVQISEYNFLEGFVSLPNFSKPVLILGQKNLNRAFNGDQVVVELLPQGEWKAPSTVAIDSEHFDVNDNADEDEEENVEAEVISDKQRRLLAQDAILAQKSSKTQPTARVVSITRRSWRQYVGQIAPTSIDLQTGGTQNAFVILMDKCLPKIRIRTRRAKELLNKRIVIAVDSWPDTYKYPLGHFVRELGEIESVQAETEALLLEHDVEYRPFSKKVLDCLPAEGDDWKAPVDLSSPEAIAKDHLLPKRRDLRDKLICSIDPPGCVDIDDALHAKKLPNGNWEVGVHIADVTHFVKANTPLDAEGASRGTSVYLVDKRIDMLPMLLGTNLCSLKPYVDRFAFSVLWELDENANIVNVDFTKSVIKSREAFSYEQAQLRIDDESQKDELTQGMRALLQLSIKLKQKRLDAGALNLASPEVKVHMDSETSDPGEVEIKKLLATNSLVEEFMLLANISVARRIYEAFPQTAMLRRHAAPPATNFETLNEMLQLRKGMSISLESSKALANSLDRCVDLEDPYFNTLVRIMSTRCMMAAQYFYAGAYSYPDFRHYGLAVDIYTHFTSPIRRYCDVVAHRQLAAAIGYEPLDLNHRDKNKMDFMCRNINKKHRNAQFAGRASIEYYVGQVMRNNESVETGYVIRVFHNGIVVLVPKFGVEGLIRLENLTDDEPSAQFKAEEFKLSFTPKGAEQIKDVYIFDKVSVQVKSVLDPVTSKRKAQLLLE